GGCCGTGGCGCGCATCCTGCGCGACCGTCAGTCGGCCAGCAGCGCACCGGCCGAACAACGCCCCACCGGCAAAGCCGCCGGCGGCGCCGACAAACCGGGCGTCGACAACAGTAATGGCGAGATCGGCATCATCGGCTCCTGCCCACCGATGCAGGACCTGTACGGCAAGATCCGCAAAGTGGCGCCTACCGACTCCAATGTGCTGATCCAGGGCGAGTCGGGCACCGGTAAGGAACTGGTGGCTCGCGCCCTGCACAACCTGTCCAAGCGCGCCAAGGCACCGATGATCTCGGTGAACTGCGCGGCAATCCCCGAATCCCTGATCGAGTCCGAATTGTTCGGCCACGAAAAAGGCGCGTTTACCGGTGCCAGCGCCGGGCGTGCGGGCCTGGTGGAAGCGGCGGACGGCGGTACATTGTTCCTCGACGAAATTGGCGAGTTGCCATTGGAAGCACAGGCGCGATTGCTGCGCGTGCTGCAGGAAGGCGAGATCCGCCGCGTGGGTTCGGTGCAGTCGCAGAAGGTCGATGTTCGCCTGATCGCGGCCACCCACCGTGACCTCAAGAGCCTGGCCAAGATCGGCCAGTTCCGTGAAGACTTGTACTACCGCCTGCATGTGATCGCGCTCAAGCTGCCGGCCTTGCGCGAGCGTGGTGCCGACGTCAACGAGATCGCCAACGCGTTCCTGCTGCGCCAGAGTGCGCGCATCAACCGTACCGACCTGAGGTTTGCGCCGGATGCCGAGCAGGCGATCAGGCACTACTCGTGGCCGGGTAACGTGCGGGAACTGGAGAATGCGGTCGAGCGCGCGGTGATCCTGTCCGAGAGCCCGGAAATTTCCGCCGAGCTGCTGGGCATCGATATCGAACTCAGCGACCTGGAGGATGACGATT
This region of Pseudomonas asgharzadehiana genomic DNA includes:
- a CDS encoding sigma-54-dependent transcriptional regulator, which translates into the protein MPHILIVEDETIIRSALRRLLERNQYQVSEAGSVQEAQERFSIPTFDLIVSDLRLPGAPGTELIKLGQGTPVLIMTSYASLRSAVDSMKMGAVDYIAKPFDHDEMLQAVARILRDRQSASSAPAEQRPTGKAAGGADKPGVDNSNGEIGIIGSCPPMQDLYGKIRKVAPTDSNVLIQGESGTGKELVARALHNLSKRAKAPMISVNCAAIPESLIESELFGHEKGAFTGASAGRAGLVEAADGGTLFLDEIGELPLEAQARLLRVLQEGEIRRVGSVQSQKVDVRLIAATHRDLKSLAKIGQFREDLYYRLHVIALKLPALRERGADVNEIANAFLLRQSARINRTDLRFAPDAEQAIRHYSWPGNVRELENAVERAVILSESPEISAELLGIDIELSDLEDDDFIGLAPQQGGSNTSHEPTEDLSLEDYFQHFVLEHQDHMTETELARKLGVSRKCLWERRQRLGIPRRKTGVASES